From Chryseobacterium salivictor, a single genomic window includes:
- a CDS encoding BlaI/MecI/CopY family transcriptional regulator has protein sequence MKQKLTEAEKQIMDILWEQKTAFMKDILEIYPEPKPASTTIATLLKRMQTKNLVGYKIFGNSREYFPKVDKETYFNHEMNVMIDRFFNSSVSQFASFFASSKKLSQDQLKDLRDIIDHQIKD, from the coding sequence ATGAAACAGAAGTTAACGGAAGCAGAAAAGCAGATCATGGATATATTATGGGAGCAGAAAACGGCATTCATGAAAGATATTTTAGAAATATATCCTGAACCAAAACCCGCATCTACAACCATTGCAACACTTTTAAAAAGAATGCAAACTAAAAATTTAGTGGGTTACAAAATCTTTGGTAATTCTAGAGAGTATTTCCCGAAAGTAGATAAGGAAACCTATTTCAATCACGAGATGAATGTTATGATTGATCGTTTTTTCAACAGTTCAGTTTCCCAGTTTGCCTCTTTTTTCGCCAGTAGTAAAAAACTTTCCCAAGACCAACTGAAAGACCTTCGGGATATTATCGATCATCAAATAAAAGATTAA
- a CDS encoding PQQ-dependent sugar dehydrogenase has product MKHLIIKSYAVLMLLQITSCNGNSKRNSIVNDTITQNRTLQNPETAKKNSPGYRPAFAGQTRTAGVKTSTPFQVEIINKDLGKPWGITNLPDGRFLITEKSGFMNIVSADGKTTAKVEGFPAVDSRGQGGLLDVALDPDFKINRMIYWTFSEPAAGGNHTAVAKGKLSADEKMIEKADVIFRATPTYDGKLHYGSRLVFDKDGNLFVSTGERSDLATRPLAQNTMAYLGKILKITKDGKPAPGNPFVGNPKYQPEIYSYGHRNPQGLALDQNGQLWESEMGPKGGDEVNLIGPGKNYGWGDVTYGIEYSGKKVGAGIQQKPGTEQPVYYWDPSVSMSGITFYTGNIGEWKNDMMLGCLGGEKIIRLVIKNNKVVGEEWLLEDQNERFRDVLNGQDGNLYSITDSGKLYRISKK; this is encoded by the coding sequence ATGAAACATCTAATCATTAAAAGTTATGCAGTTTTAATGCTTTTACAAATAACATCCTGCAATGGAAATTCGAAAAGGAATTCTATTGTAAATGATACAATAACTCAAAATAGAACACTCCAAAATCCCGAAACGGCAAAAAAGAATTCTCCGGGATATCGACCGGCTTTTGCGGGACAAACCAGAACTGCAGGCGTGAAAACTTCAACTCCCTTCCAGGTCGAAATCATTAATAAAGATTTAGGAAAGCCCTGGGGAATAACTAATCTTCCAGACGGCAGATTCTTAATTACAGAAAAATCAGGTTTTATGAATATTGTTTCCGCAGATGGAAAAACTACTGCTAAAGTTGAAGGTTTTCCTGCTGTTGACTCAAGAGGGCAAGGCGGATTATTGGATGTCGCTCTTGATCCCGATTTTAAAATTAACAGAATGATTTACTGGACGTTTTCTGAACCGGCTGCCGGAGGAAATCACACTGCTGTCGCAAAAGGAAAACTTTCTGCTGATGAAAAAATGATCGAAAAAGCAGATGTTATTTTTAGAGCAACCCCAACCTACGATGGAAAACTGCATTACGGCAGCCGCCTGGTTTTTGATAAAGACGGGAATCTTTTCGTGAGCACCGGCGAACGTTCAGATTTGGCAACAAGACCTTTAGCCCAAAATACCATGGCTTATTTAGGCAAAATTTTAAAAATCACAAAAGACGGAAAACCCGCACCGGGAAATCCATTTGTTGGAAATCCAAAATATCAACCTGAAATCTATTCTTATGGCCACCGGAATCCGCAAGGTTTAGCTTTGGATCAAAATGGACAGCTTTGGGAATCAGAAATGGGACCGAAAGGAGGTGACGAAGTCAATCTGATTGGACCCGGAAAAAATTACGGTTGGGGAGATGTAACCTACGGAATCGAATACAGCGGCAAAAAAGTGGGCGCCGGAATTCAGCAGAAACCGGGAACGGAACAGCCCGTTTATTATTGGGATCCATCGGTATCCATGAGTGGAATTACCTTCTATACGGGAAATATCGGTGAGTGGAAAAATGATATGATGCTCGGCTGTTTGGGTGGTGAGAAAATTATACGTTTAGTTATAAAAAATAATAAAGTTGTGGGCGAAGAATGGCTGTTGGAAGATCAGAATGAGCGTTTTCGCGATGTGCTTAACGGACAGGACGGAAACCTCTATTCCATTACTGACAGCGGGAAACTGTACAGGATTTCAAAGAAATAA
- a CDS encoding DUF6646 family protein, with product MKKIFLAVMTAVFGMANAQTDAFRGAGDTRYQIGMNIQDGGTGVMTSLDYGLGESFSIGAQAGYLLGAKVADGFSKPSFGDRFDIKARFNANLGGVLGLPQNIDVYPGLNLGLKNFGGHLGARVFFDKGFGLFAEAQVPFAKYNDNDKVYKNLNNQFQMNVGVSFDLSKK from the coding sequence ATGAAAAAAATATTTTTGGCTGTAATGACAGCAGTTTTTGGAATGGCAAATGCACAAACGGATGCGTTCAGAGGAGCAGGTGACACGCGTTACCAAATTGGGATGAATATTCAGGATGGAGGAACAGGAGTGATGACATCGCTGGATTATGGTTTAGGCGAAAGTTTCTCGATTGGTGCACAGGCAGGATATTTATTGGGAGCTAAAGTAGCTGACGGTTTTAGCAAACCTTCTTTTGGCGACCGCTTCGACATTAAAGCCAGATTCAACGCCAATCTTGGCGGTGTTTTAGGATTGCCGCAAAATATAGATGTTTATCCGGGGCTTAATTTAGGTCTAAAAAACTTTGGAGGTCATTTAGGAGCGAGAGTTTTCTTTGATAAAGGTTTTGGCCTTTTCGCAGAAGCGCAGGTTCCTTTTGCTAAATACAACGACAATGATAAAGTGTATAAAAATTTGAACAACCAGTTTCAAATGAATGTTGGAGTATCTTTTGATCTTTCAAAAAAATAA
- a CDS encoding elongation factor G: protein MSANTKNLRNVVLLGHSDSGKTTLIETMLYEGGAIKRRGSVEGQNTVSDNTDLEHEKGKTLFSHQMFVNWRNNKINMIDTPGFDDFIGEVVSSLKVADTAIIVLNAANGVEVGTELVWEYVEKYQTPAIFVINQMDHPKADFEKTLEQAKERFGNKLLPIQYPYNAGSNFNSIIDALRMVMYEFPADGGKPEKKPIPDSEIGRVNEMHNALVEIAAENEEGLMEKYFEEGYLSEEELAKGITLALAKQQFFPVFVTSGLKDMGSGRLMGFLDDIAPSPAERPARKLENGDEVSYNSDDKTTVFIYKTISEPQVGMISYFKVLSGRLKPGDELVNAENGETERISQLFVAEGKDRIPVDELVAGDLGVTVKLKFARSNHTLNTKGLNRKVRPMEFPESRIRKAIYTDAAADMEKLVTALHKIQEEDPTLKVEQSAELKQTILHGQGQLHLDLVKERLQDDFGVKMNFAEPKISYRETITGKADADYRHKKQSGGNGQFGEIHMRVENFYDGMDEPTGFNIRQKEIEDLPWGGKLAFYWCIVGGTIDNRYIGAIKKGIMQQMSEGPLTGSRSQNIRVIVYDGKMHSVDSNDISFQLAAAGAFKKAFHQANPQLLEPMYSVEILCPDEDTGDVMGDLQTRRAIISGMDSEGHYQKILAEVPLAELHDYGSTLRSITGGRAKFTMKFSEYQLVPPNVQQNLIKKHSQLEEA, encoded by the coding sequence ATGAGTGCTAATACCAAAAATCTACGAAATGTGGTCTTGCTCGGACATTCCGACAGTGGCAAAACTACATTGATTGAAACCATGTTGTACGAAGGCGGGGCGATTAAGCGCCGTGGTAGTGTAGAAGGGCAAAACACGGTGAGCGACAATACTGATTTGGAACATGAAAAAGGGAAAACACTTTTTTCTCATCAAATGTTCGTCAACTGGCGGAATAATAAAATCAATATGATTGATACGCCGGGATTCGATGATTTTATCGGCGAAGTAGTATCTTCTTTAAAAGTTGCAGACACCGCGATTATCGTGCTGAATGCAGCCAACGGCGTAGAAGTGGGAACCGAACTCGTTTGGGAATATGTCGAGAAATATCAGACTCCCGCGATCTTCGTCATCAACCAAATGGACCATCCGAAAGCCGATTTCGAGAAAACTTTAGAACAGGCAAAAGAAAGATTTGGAAACAAACTTTTACCCATTCAATATCCTTATAACGCCGGCTCTAATTTCAATTCAATTATTGATGCCTTAAGAATGGTGATGTACGAATTTCCTGCAGACGGCGGAAAACCAGAGAAAAAACCAATTCCCGACAGTGAAATCGGCCGGGTCAACGAAATGCACAATGCTTTGGTTGAAATCGCAGCTGAAAATGAAGAAGGTTTAATGGAAAAATATTTCGAAGAAGGTTATCTTTCTGAAGAAGAATTAGCAAAAGGGATTACGTTGGCTTTAGCAAAACAGCAGTTCTTTCCGGTATTTGTAACGAGCGGTTTAAAAGATATGGGAAGTGGCCGGCTGATGGGATTCTTAGATGACATCGCTCCTTCACCCGCTGAAAGACCTGCCAGAAAACTGGAAAATGGCGACGAAGTTTCTTATAACTCTGATGATAAAACAACGGTTTTTATTTATAAAACGATTTCTGAACCACAAGTTGGGATGATTTCTTATTTTAAAGTATTAAGTGGCAGATTAAAACCCGGCGATGAATTGGTTAATGCGGAGAATGGCGAAACAGAACGGATCTCGCAATTATTTGTCGCTGAAGGAAAAGACCGGATTCCTGTTGATGAGTTGGTAGCGGGCGATTTAGGCGTGACCGTGAAATTAAAATTCGCGCGTTCTAACCATACTTTAAATACAAAAGGTTTAAACCGAAAAGTCCGTCCGATGGAATTTCCGGAAAGCCGGATCAGAAAAGCAATATACACCGATGCCGCAGCCGATATGGAAAAACTGGTGACGGCTTTGCATAAAATTCAGGAAGAAGATCCAACTTTGAAAGTAGAACAGTCCGCTGAACTGAAACAGACGATTCTTCACGGTCAGGGCCAATTGCATCTCGATTTGGTGAAAGAACGGCTACAGGATGATTTCGGCGTGAAGATGAATTTTGCAGAACCTAAAATTTCCTACCGGGAAACCATTACCGGAAAAGCAGATGCCGACTATCGCCACAAAAAGCAATCTGGCGGTAACGGTCAGTTCGGTGAAATCCACATGAGAGTTGAAAATTTCTATGACGGAATGGATGAACCAACCGGCTTTAATATCCGACAAAAAGAAATTGAAGATTTACCCTGGGGCGGAAAACTGGCTTTTTATTGGTGTATCGTCGGCGGTACCATCGATAACCGATATATCGGAGCCATTAAAAAAGGAATTATGCAGCAGATGAGCGAAGGACCCTTGACAGGATCCCGTTCTCAAAACATTCGGGTCATTGTTTATGACGGAAAAATGCACAGCGTAGATTCCAATGATATTTCTTTCCAACTGGCCGCTGCGGGTGCTTTTAAAAAGGCGTTTCATCAGGCGAATCCTCAACTTCTGGAACCCATGTATTCTGTAGAAATCCTTTGTCCGGATGAAGATACCGGCGATGTCATGGGAGATTTGCAAACCAGACGCGCCATTATCTCAGGAATGGATTCGGAAGGTCATTATCAAAAAATATTAGCAGAAGTACCTCTGGCAGAACTTCATGATTACGGTTCTACCTTGCGCTCCATTACAGGAGGAAGAGCGAAATTCACCATGAAGTTTTCAGAATACCAATTGGTTCCACCAAATGTTCAGCAGAATTTAATTAAAAAACATTCTCAACTGGAAGAAGCCTAA
- the feoB gene encoding ferrous iron transport protein B — MNTSNKKQILLVGNPNVGKSTVFNLLCNKKQKTGNYAGVTVASHSGDYDYQGENVEVIDLPGSYSIYPSSEDEAILSKFLVEEQKNYSGVVYILEALSIKRGLLLFQQIQDLGIPVLLVVNQIDQAERRGINIDVDQLSKELNVTVLQANAKENQGIEELRTEIHKGNFTKSDTVSFDIPTEHKGLVFKILAETKEENQYKVWTLLSSDTYLGKLETVHDQLNNDEVKCLIPKRLQTQETIRRYQEIDKIISKVLSKKPQFKELLTEKLDRVLVHKFWGYVIFGLILLVIFQSVFFLAEYPMNWISDFFLWLSGFANEHLPAGPINSLIANGIIPGVGGIMVFAPQIGILLYFLYLLEDSGYMARVIFLMDRFLRPFGLNGKSIVPLVSGTACAIPAIMSTRNIENVKERLITILVTPFMTCSARLPVYSIIIGLIIPSKFFIGISYKAIALMAMYFLGFFTSLMASLILKKIIKSNAKSFLVMDLPSYKMPLFGYDFKIVLGKVWEFITGAGKIIFLFSIVIWFFSYIGPTQNKKDFVATDVRLEQSYLAKMGKSIEPVIAPLGYDWKMGVGILTSFVAREVFVGTMSTLYSLDDEAPEGKIIDKMRADVKPNGEKIYSFATGISILFFYAFAMQCVSTLAVVYRETKSWKWTVAQLFGMSGLAYIASLIVYQIFK; from the coding sequence ATGAACACTTCAAACAAAAAACAAATCCTTTTGGTGGGAAATCCCAATGTGGGAAAATCTACCGTTTTTAATTTACTTTGTAACAAAAAGCAAAAAACAGGAAACTACGCCGGAGTTACCGTGGCCAGCCATTCTGGAGATTACGATTATCAGGGCGAAAATGTAGAAGTCATCGATTTACCCGGTTCCTACAGCATTTATCCGAGCTCTGAAGATGAAGCCATTTTATCAAAATTTCTGGTCGAGGAACAAAAGAATTATTCGGGCGTCGTTTATATTTTAGAAGCCTTAAGTATCAAAAGAGGATTGCTTCTTTTCCAGCAGATTCAGGATTTGGGAATTCCCGTTTTATTGGTGGTTAACCAAATCGACCAGGCTGAAAGACGCGGGATCAATATCGATGTCGACCAACTTTCCAAAGAATTAAACGTTACTGTTTTACAGGCCAACGCCAAAGAAAATCAGGGAATTGAAGAATTAAGAACCGAAATTCACAAAGGAAATTTTACCAAATCCGATACTGTTTCTTTCGATATTCCAACCGAACATAAAGGATTGGTTTTTAAAATATTAGCAGAAACAAAAGAAGAAAATCAATATAAAGTCTGGACTTTGCTTTCGTCCGACACCTATTTGGGAAAGCTAGAAACCGTTCATGATCAGTTGAATAATGATGAGGTTAAATGTTTGATTCCGAAAAGATTACAAACGCAGGAAACCATCAGACGGTATCAGGAAATCGATAAGATCATTTCTAAAGTACTCTCCAAAAAACCACAGTTCAAAGAATTATTGACCGAAAAATTAGACAGGGTTTTGGTTCACAAATTCTGGGGATATGTGATTTTCGGACTGATTTTATTGGTTATTTTTCAAAGCGTTTTCTTTTTGGCAGAATATCCGATGAACTGGATTTCAGATTTTTTCCTTTGGCTGTCCGGTTTTGCTAATGAACATCTGCCTGCTGGACCTATTAATTCGCTCATCGCAAACGGAATTATTCCGGGAGTGGGCGGCATTATGGTTTTTGCACCACAGATTGGGATTCTGCTTTATTTCCTTTATTTGCTGGAAGATTCGGGTTATATGGCAAGAGTTATTTTCCTGATGGATCGGTTTCTGCGGCCGTTTGGTTTGAATGGGAAAAGTATTGTACCGTTGGTTTCAGGAACCGCCTGCGCCATTCCGGCAATTATGTCTACACGGAATATCGAGAATGTGAAAGAACGGTTGATTACTATTTTGGTAACTCCTTTTATGACGTGTTCGGCACGACTTCCGGTGTACAGTATCATCATCGGACTGATTATTCCCAGCAAATTCTTTATCGGAATCAGTTATAAAGCTATTGCCTTGATGGCGATGTATTTTCTTGGATTTTTCACCTCATTAATGGCCTCTTTAATTCTAAAGAAAATTATTAAAAGCAACGCGAAATCTTTTTTAGTGATGGATTTGCCTTCCTATAAAATGCCGCTTTTCGGTTATGATTTTAAAATTGTCCTGGGTAAAGTTTGGGAATTTATTACCGGTGCAGGAAAGATTATTTTCTTATTCAGTATCGTAATTTGGTTTTTCTCTTATATCGGACCAACGCAAAATAAGAAAGATTTTGTCGCTACCGATGTAAGATTAGAACAGTCTTACCTCGCCAAAATGGGGAAATCAATAGAACCGGTCATCGCACCGCTTGGTTATGACTGGAAAATGGGCGTAGGAATTTTAACAAGTTTCGTGGCGAGAGAAGTATTTGTAGGAACTATGTCGACGCTCTACAGTTTAGATGATGAAGCACCGGAAGGAAAAATCATCGATAAAATGCGGGCAGACGTGAAACCAAACGGAGAGAAAATTTATAGCTTTGCAACAGGAATTTCGATTCTTTTCTTTTACGCTTTTGCGATGCAGTGTGTTTCAACTTTGGCCGTGGTATATCGAGAAACCAAATCCTGGAAATGGACGGTGGCGCAGCTTTTCGGCATGTCGGGTCTGGCTTATATTGCCTCGCTGATTGTTTATCAAATTTTTAAATAA
- a CDS encoding FeoA family protein, whose amino-acid sequence MKGDKSNKLCCFPRNKSGKILGYENDDLRMPNKIIEMGLLPETVFKILYQAPFKGPLYIEFGDEKSRIALREEEAQFIIVETLS is encoded by the coding sequence TTGAAAGGAGATAAATCAAATAAATTATGCTGTTTTCCCAGAAATAAATCGGGGAAAATTCTGGGCTATGAAAACGACGACCTCAGAATGCCCAATAAAATTATTGAAATGGGTCTGCTCCCCGAAACCGTTTTCAAAATCCTGTATCAGGCGCCGTTCAAAGGACCACTGTATATAGAGTTTGGTGACGAAAAAAGCAGAATTGCACTTCGCGAAGAAGAAGCGCAGTTTATCATCGTGGAAACTTTATCTTAA
- a CDS encoding GLPGLI family protein has translation MKKIFTVFAFTAFFALNAQETANRFFYELTFKPKKDSAKLDKVMTVLDVVKDRSIYRDYTLLAQDSILKIQVEAMQKAGTFKDISKSVTMPKFSEKVYKFYPGMKVQYSDRVANGFTPMNIGYNEELKFNWKIENQKEKIGAYNAQKATTEYGGRKWTAWFTTDIPLQDGPYKFYGLPGLIVKVNDDGNNYSWELKGNKKVPDFKEATYLETVSPGGDGGKVVEVSRDKFERTFGDFKKDPMATARPYLTSEVMSQKIPGSDLTIGQMVKQQEKMLNDFFNANDNPIEIPAAKAKK, from the coding sequence ATGAAAAAGATATTCACAGTATTTGCATTCACGGCATTTTTTGCTTTAAATGCACAAGAAACAGCCAACCGGTTCTTTTACGAACTCACCTTTAAACCGAAGAAAGATTCAGCGAAATTAGATAAAGTGATGACTGTTTTAGATGTTGTAAAAGACAGATCTATTTACAGAGATTATACTTTACTGGCACAGGATTCAATTCTGAAAATTCAGGTTGAAGCAATGCAGAAAGCGGGAACATTCAAAGACATTTCCAAAAGTGTAACCATGCCGAAGTTTTCAGAGAAAGTTTACAAATTTTATCCGGGAATGAAAGTACAGTACAGCGATCGTGTTGCCAATGGTTTTACACCAATGAATATCGGATATAATGAAGAGCTGAAATTCAACTGGAAAATTGAAAATCAAAAAGAAAAAATCGGTGCCTATAATGCGCAGAAAGCAACCACAGAATATGGAGGAAGAAAATGGACGGCATGGTTCACCACCGATATTCCATTGCAGGATGGACCTTATAAATTCTATGGTTTACCGGGCTTGATTGTTAAAGTTAACGATGATGGAAATAACTATTCCTGGGAATTGAAAGGAAATAAGAAAGTTCCGGATTTTAAAGAAGCTACCTATTTGGAAACTGTTTCTCCAGGTGGGGATGGTGGAAAAGTAGTCGAGGTTTCCCGGGATAAATTTGAGAGAACATTTGGTGATTTCAAGAAAGACCCGATGGCAACTGCAAGGCCGTATTTAACTTCTGAAGTGATGTCGCAAAAGATTCCGGGAAGTGATTTAACTATTGGACAAATGGTGAAGCAACAGGAAAAAATGTTAAATGATTTCTTCAATGCCAATGATAATCCTATCGAAATTCCTGCTGCAAAAGCTAAAAAATAA
- a CDS encoding DinB family protein: protein MNTLPILKKELQQEYETTKKFIDRFPEGKNDFAPHEKSMKMMPLATHIVEVFGWPDYILKTDKLDFAAGDYQPTVLNTKAELQQKLNDDYTTSKNALENLTEEALDGRWTMNMGDQVLADYNKYEAIRHALNQITHHRAQLGIYYRLNDIPVPGSYGPTADEKTS from the coding sequence ATGAACACTTTACCGATTTTAAAAAAAGAACTGCAGCAGGAATACGAAACGACCAAAAAATTTATCGACCGTTTCCCGGAAGGAAAAAATGATTTTGCTCCTCACGAAAAAAGCATGAAAATGATGCCGCTGGCCACGCATATTGTAGAAGTTTTTGGCTGGCCGGATTATATCCTGAAAACCGACAAACTTGATTTTGCTGCAGGTGATTATCAACCAACCGTTCTCAACACAAAAGCTGAACTGCAACAAAAACTGAATGACGATTATACTACTTCGAAAAATGCGTTAGAGAATTTAACAGAAGAAGCGCTCGACGGAAGATGGACGATGAATATGGGAGACCAGGTGCTGGCGGATTATAACAAATATGAAGCAATTCGGCATGCACTGAACCAAATCACCCATCACCGTGCGCAATTGGGTATTTATTACAGGTTGAACGATATTCCGGTGCCGGGAAGTTATGGGCCGACTGCTGACGAAAAAACTTCTTAG
- a CDS encoding GLPGLI family protein, with the protein MKKLAALFLLLGLMVSAQNNRVIYEYKFRPDSTKTDSLKTEWMYLDINKNGSKYYSKKTFDNDSIINESIKKQMASGMKSISVSRQSFGGEVNGEVEKIYPEYKTYLIVNVGNDSYKVLEDRKPIWQISSAKKQLGTFSVQKATTDFAGRKWTAWFTTDVPVQDGPYKFSGLPGLIVEMSDQTGSHQMELKGIKKIPEIAPEELNTQGKDIPFTRKKPIEVNRKQYVKQLSQHENDPVQGMREILSRPNSKVMIKVNGKEISEPKEVLRELEKNAKEEMKRNNNKIELIP; encoded by the coding sequence ATGAAAAAATTAGCAGCTTTATTTCTTTTATTGGGTTTAATGGTTTCAGCACAAAACAACCGGGTGATTTATGAATATAAATTCCGTCCGGATTCTACCAAAACCGACAGTTTGAAAACCGAATGGATGTATCTGGATATCAATAAAAATGGATCCAAATACTATAGTAAAAAAACATTTGATAACGATTCTATCATAAACGAAAGTATCAAGAAACAGATGGCTTCAGGAATGAAGAGTATTTCAGTTTCAAGACAAAGTTTTGGCGGTGAAGTAAATGGCGAAGTAGAGAAAATCTATCCGGAATACAAAACCTATCTGATCGTGAATGTAGGCAACGATTCCTATAAAGTATTAGAGGACCGAAAACCCATCTGGCAAATTTCATCCGCAAAAAAACAGCTGGGAACCTTCAGCGTTCAAAAAGCAACCACCGATTTTGCCGGAAGAAAGTGGACGGCATGGTTCACAACCGATGTCCCGGTTCAGGACGGACCGTATAAGTTTTCCGGCCTTCCGGGATTAATTGTCGAAATGTCCGACCAAACTGGAAGCCACCAGATGGAACTGAAAGGAATTAAAAAAATCCCTGAAATCGCACCGGAAGAACTCAATACCCAGGGAAAAGATATTCCGTTTACCAGGAAAAAGCCGATTGAAGTTAATCGCAAACAATATGTGAAACAGCTGAGTCAGCATGAAAATGATCCCGTTCAGGGAATGCGGGAAATTCTTTCCAGGCCTAATTCGAAAGTGATGATCAAAGTGAATGGCAAAGAAATATCGGAGCCGAAAGAAGTCCTCCGCGAACTCGAGAAAAACGCAAAAGAGGAAATGAAAAGAAACAACAATAAAATCGAACTGATTCCCTAA